A segment of the Candidatus Rokuibacteriota bacterium genome:
CTACGAGTGGGCGCGCTACGGCATCACCGTGAACTGCATCGCCCCCGGCTATGTCCGCACCGACTTCAACCGGGCTGCGCTCGCGGACCCCGAGACGCGTGCCCGCATCCTGTCGCGGATCCCGCTCGGGCGTGTCGGCGAGGCCGAGGAGGTCGGGCCGCTCGTGGTCTACCTCGCCTCGGACGCCTCGGCGTTCATGACCGGGCAGGTGATCTGCCTGGATGGCGGCCAGGTGATGGCATGGTAGACGCGCTCCTTCCCCCCCTGCGCCGGGCCCTCCAGGAGCAGGTCGTCCCGCTCCTCGGCGAGATGGACGAACGGCAGGAGCTGCCGCCCGCGGTCCGTCAGCTCTTCGCTCAGCTCGGCCTCTTCGCGCTCGTGGTTCCCGAGGCGTACGGCGGCCTCGCGCTGCCGCTCAGCGACTGCTGCCGGGTCATCGAGGCGATCGCCCAGGTGGACGCCTCGCTGGCCGTCCTCGTCCAGGCCCAGGCCACCGCGCTTCGGCCGCTCCTGCTGGCAGCGACACCCGAGCAGCGGGCCCGCTACTTCGGTGAGGTGGTGAGCCGCGGGGCGCTCTTCGCCTTCTGCCTCACCGAGCCCCAGGCGGGCTCGGATGCCGCGGCGCTGGCGACCCGGGCCGATCGCGAGAATGGCGGGTACGTCCTCAGCGGACAGAAGCGGTTCATCACCAACGGGGACATCGCGGACTACTACCTGGTCTTCGCTCGCACCGGGGCGGGCCGCGAGGGGATTTCCCTGTTCGTGGTGCCGGCGGGCGTGCCGGGTCTCGGTGCCGGCAAGCGCGAGAACAAGATGGGGCTCCGGGCCTCGCCCACCACCGACCTCTTCTTCGACGGGGTGCGGATTCCGGGGTCGGCGCGGATCGGCGCCGAGGGGGAGGGGTTCCCGCTCCTGAACGCCACGTTCGCGGCCTCGCGTCCCACCATCGCCGCCCAGGCTGTGGGGCTCGCGCAGGCGGCCCTGGACGCGGCGCGGAGCTACGCCCTCGAGCGGCGGCAGTTCGGCCGCCCGGTCGCCGATTTCCAGGGACTCCGGTTCCTGCTGGCCGACATGGCGATCCGGGTGGAGGCAGCCCGGGCGCTCACCTATCGGGCCAGCGCCGATTACGACGCCGGGCGGCCTTCACCCGTGCTCTCGGCGATAGCGAAGTGCTTCGCCTCTGACGTCGCCATGCGGGTCACCACCGACGCCGTGCAGGTCTTCGGCGGCTACGGCTTTCTCAAGGACTACCCGGTCGAACGCCTGATGCGCGACGCCAAGATCACCCAGATCTACGAGGGGACGAACCAGATCATGCGCGTCATCATCGCCCGCGAGCTGCTGGCGGGGTCCATGGAGCGCGACTGACCGTTACCGCCTCCCGGTGCCAGGTCGCTGGCGGGTTGCGCCTCGCGTCGGGCGGGTTGGGTTGTTGATCGCCGGAGGGGCAGAAATGGCTCGGGGGACGCTTCCCCTCGGTCTCCTGCTCTCGTGTCTGCTCCACGGGGGGCTCGCGCTCTTTGTCTGGTCGCTGTACGCCGGCGGGCGCCACCTGTCGGCCGGGATCGTCGAGGTCTTCCCGGCGGGGGAGTCGAGGCCGGAGTCGGGTGCTTCGCGCGTTCCGCAGGGCTCGCGCGGCGGCGCGTCGGGGCTTCGCGCCGCCGAACCTCGCCCGGCTGCGGTGCCCTCCTCGGTCTCGCTACCGGCGCAGCCGCCACCGGCTCAGGCCACGCGCGGACCTGCGCCGGAACCTGCGGCCCCCGTTTCGTTGCGCGCGGGCTCCAACGACGTCGAGCCGAGCCCCGGGCCCGGAGTTGCCGGACGGAGCGGCGAGCTCGTCAACGCAGGCGCTTCCGTTGGCGCCGCCGCGGGGCCGTCGACGCTTCCAGGTGGCGGTTACCAGCTGCTTCCCGCGTACCCCGAGGGGGCGCGGCTCTCGGGAGCCGAGGGGACCACCTCGCTCAGGATCCGGGTCCTGGAGGACGGCAGCGTCGGCGAGGTGATCGTCGCCCGGTCGGCCGGTCACCCCGGCCTCGACCAGGCCGCTGTGGACGCGGTGCAGCGCTGGCGCTTCGAGCCGGCCCGGCGAGGAGGCCGTCCCGTGGCGGTCCGGGTGAGCCTCCCCGTGAGGTTTCGTCTGGAATGAGCGGACCGGTGACTCTCCCGCTGCTGATCGGGATGGTCGCTTGGCTGGCTTCGGCGTCGGCCGAGGAAGCCGTTTCCCTCCCCGAGGTGGTGGTGACCGCCCCGCACCCGGTTCGGCCGCCCCGCTACCAGCAGCTGACGCGCCCCGCCTACCCCGAGGTGTCCCGGCGCCAGGGATTTGAGGGGACCGTGGTCCTCCTGGTGAAGGTCCTCGCCGATGGCCGGACCGGCGAGGTCAAGGTGAAGCGGTCGTCGGGGGATTCGGCGCTGGACGAGGCTGCGGTCATGGCAGCCCGGGGCTGGACGTTTCTGCCGGCGATGCGGGGGCCGAAGGCGGTGGGGGCCTGGGTCGAGATCCCGGTGAAGTTCGAACTGACCGTACCCAAGTGAAGCGAACCCTGCTTTCGCTCGCCTTCTTCATCTGGCTCGGCTCGGTGCCGACGCCCTGGGCTCAACCGCCCGCCGAGCAGCCGGTCCAACTCGAGCCCGTGGTGGTGACCGCAGGCCGAGTGGAGCAGCGGCTCAGCGAGGTTCCGGCCAGCGTCACGGTCCTGACGGAGAAGGAGATCCGCGCTTCCGCGGCCCAGACGGTGGATGACCTGCTCCGGCAGGTCCCCGGCTTCAGCCTGTTCCGACGCTCGTCGAGCCTGGTGACCCACCCGACGACACAGGGGGTGTCGCTGCGCGGGATCGGCCCGAGCGGCGCCAGCCGCGCCCTCGTCCTCGTCGATGGCGTGCCCCTCAACGATCCCTTCGGCGGGTGGGTCTACTGGAACCGGCTGCCCCGCCTCGGCATCGAGCGGATCGAGGTGGTCAGGGGAGGCGCATCGAGCGTGTGGGGCAACTACGCTCTCGGCGGGGTGATCCACATCGTCACCCGGCGCCCCGAGAAGCAGGCCGCCCTCTTCGAGGGGAGCTACGGGAATCGCGGGACGACGAGCCTCGATCTCGTGCTGAGCGACCTGTGGGGTCCTGCCGGGATCAGCCTGGAGGGGAGATTCTTCGAGACCGGCGGCTTCAAGGTCGTGAAGGAGAGCCAGCGCGGGGCCATCGATGTCGATGCCGACTCGACCCACCAGGTCTTCAACGGACGGCTCGAGTATCGGCTCAGCCCCGAAGCCAGCCTCTTTCTCGCGGGAAACCTCTTCACCGAGCAGCGCGGGAACGGGACGCCGCTCCAGGAAAACTCCACCGACTCGGGCTACGTCGCCGGCGGCGCGCAGCTTCGAACTGCGGACGGGAGCGACTGGTCCCTGCTGATCTTCTCCCACCTCCAGACCTTCGAGAGCACCTTCTCCTCGCAGGCCCTCGACCGGAACTCCGAGACCCTCGCGCTTGCCCAGGAGGTTCCTTCCACCGCCCTCGGAGGATCCCTCCAGTGGACCCGCCGCGCGGGTCCGCACCACCTGACGGGGGGCGCCGATCTCAGGTGGATCGACGGCGAGACGGACGAGGACGTGTTCGTCGGCGGCAACTTCGTCAGGCGTCGTGTCGCGGGAGGCGAGCAGTTTCTGGCGGGCCTCTACGGCCAGGACATCGTGTCGCTCTCTGCTCGGTGGGAGCTGGCGCTGGGGGCGCGGGTCGATTACTGGAGGAGCTTCGAGGGCTTTCGCACCGATCGTCCGCCCCCTCGGGGCATCCCCGCGGCCCAGCGCTTTGCCGACCGGGACAAAGTGGCGGTCAGCCCGAGGGTGGCGCTGCTCTTTCACCCGACTCAAGCGACGACGCTTCGGACCTCCGTCTATCAGGCCTTCAGGGCCCCGACGATCAACGAGCTTTTCCGGGTCTTCCGGGTCCGGAACGACGTGACGGCGGCGAACGCCAAGCTCGATCCCGAGCGGCTCACCGGAGGGGAGATGGGCATCGAGCACGGCTTCGGGCGTCAGCTGTCGGCCCGCCTCACCGGCTTCTGGAACGAGGTGGAGGATTCCATCGCCAACGTCACGCTGCCCGCGGCGCGACGCCTTCCGGACTGCCCCTCCGGCACGACCTGCCGCCAGCGCCAGAACCTGGACCGGACCCGGATCCGCGGCGTCGAGCCCGAAGTCACCTATCGTCCCGCGGCGGACTGGGAGCTGCTGGCGACGTACCTGTTCGCCGACGCCGAGGTCCTCGAGGCCCCAAGCCGGCGGAGCCTCGAGGGCAAACGGATCGCCCAGGTCCCCCGCCACCAGCTGACCCTCGGCGCCCGCTACGCGAACCCGGCGCTGCTGAACGTGTCCGTTCAGGGGCGCT
Coding sequences within it:
- a CDS encoding acyl-CoA dehydrogenase family protein; the encoded protein is MVDALLPPLRRALQEQVVPLLGEMDERQELPPAVRQLFAQLGLFALVVPEAYGGLALPLSDCCRVIEAIAQVDASLAVLVQAQATALRPLLLAATPEQRARYFGEVVSRGALFAFCLTEPQAGSDAAALATRADRENGGYVLSGQKRFITNGDIADYYLVFARTGAGREGISLFVVPAGVPGLGAGKRENKMGLRASPTTDLFFDGVRIPGSARIGAEGEGFPLLNATFAASRPTIAAQAVGLAQAALDAARSYALERRQFGRPVADFQGLRFLLADMAIRVEAARALTYRASADYDAGRPSPVLSAIAKCFASDVAMRVTTDAVQVFGGYGFLKDYPVERLMRDAKITQIYEGTNQIMRVIIARELLAGSMERD
- a CDS encoding energy transducer TonB — protein: MARGTLPLGLLLSCLLHGGLALFVWSLYAGGRHLSAGIVEVFPAGESRPESGASRVPQGSRGGASGLRAAEPRPAAVPSSVSLPAQPPPAQATRGPAPEPAAPVSLRAGSNDVEPSPGPGVAGRSGELVNAGASVGAAAGPSTLPGGGYQLLPAYPEGARLSGAEGTTSLRIRVLEDGSVGEVIVARSAGHPGLDQAAVDAVQRWRFEPARRGGRPVAVRVSLPVRFRLE
- a CDS encoding energy transducer TonB, which gives rise to MTLPLLIGMVAWLASASAEEAVSLPEVVVTAPHPVRPPRYQQLTRPAYPEVSRRQGFEGTVVLLVKVLADGRTGEVKVKRSSGDSALDEAAVMAARGWTFLPAMRGPKAVGAWVEIPVKFELTVPK
- a CDS encoding TonB-dependent receptor — translated: MKRTLLSLAFFIWLGSVPTPWAQPPAEQPVQLEPVVVTAGRVEQRLSEVPASVTVLTEKEIRASAAQTVDDLLRQVPGFSLFRRSSSLVTHPTTQGVSLRGIGPSGASRALVLVDGVPLNDPFGGWVYWNRLPRLGIERIEVVRGGASSVWGNYALGGVIHIVTRRPEKQAALFEGSYGNRGTTSLDLVLSDLWGPAGISLEGRFFETGGFKVVKESQRGAIDVDADSTHQVFNGRLEYRLSPEASLFLAGNLFTEQRGNGTPLQENSTDSGYVAGGAQLRTADGSDWSLLIFSHLQTFESTFSSQALDRNSETLALAQEVPSTALGGSLQWTRRAGPHHLTGGADLRWIDGETDEDVFVGGNFVRRRVAGGEQFLAGLYGQDIVSLSARWELALGARVDYWRSFEGFRTDRPPPRGIPAAQRFADRDKVAVSPRVALLFHPTQATTLRTSVYQAFRAPTINELFRVFRVRNDVTAANAKLDPERLTGGEMGIEHGFGRQLSARLTGFWNEVEDSIANVTLPAARRLPDCPSGTTCRQRQNLDRTRIRGVEPEVTYRPAADWELLATYLFADAEVLEAPSRRSLEGKRIAQVPRHQLTLGARYANPALLNVSVQGRYVSDQFEDDDNSLRLGDFFVLDVTLSRALSKWGEVFLAVENLFDRTYEVGKTTEGVVTIGTPRLVHGGLRLRF